From a single Silene latifolia isolate original U9 population chromosome 6, ASM4854445v1, whole genome shotgun sequence genomic region:
- the LOC141588096 gene encoding uncharacterized protein LOC141588096 has protein sequence MANMNTFCPGATALKSQLTARAIISPYGDFSTSPNLVPIALDAPSMNNVHSWSGCEEHAHASEDGICPFSLSNRMSSIVEEESDDVYCYVLGSNPPFKVVEGFVKRVWGYTEYEKISFHSNGIFLVQFKTEAMKLRVLQAGPVVFDNKPVVVKEWTPTSKLVRETVDMVPIWIGFYGLPLKFWGNALMKIASPVGKPVRVDSNTQLKTFIGHARVMIEVKMGGNFPDVIEFADEMDVVHRQIVHYELKPVLCAGCNGLGHIQRDRRKKQEPRQQKMRHVWVPKRQTQQPVEPAPPVVPVAPEPNLSMVQTQPVGGGYARGVVTPIPCSFTPLSPARILTRLSRQGTQHGAGRRTFIEVLEHSAHYRRDDTNYKVEVLSSEAQVINARVTFIPTGDIWWTSVVYGVNRVVGKLPLWQSLQLMHQVVAGPWVVMGDFNSVLAMDERIGSEISVVEMRDFQDCVDTCGIGDIPAHGSFFTWNNKQEVGDLVFSRIDRAMVNDDWLIKYPDTLTMFHPEGLFDHCPCTMAMKPDGVRKRGSYKYFNMWGKDSEFLKIVKTVWEANIPGHKIFQFVKKLKQLKRPLKELNGANYAQIETTARLAQVMLHDAQTKLQLDPRNIILQKEAQDAALIYKERAEAKRSFLAQKAKVQWLSEGDGNTKFFHSAIKARRMQNKILAIKDMDGKLASTAIEIDEAFIYYYEEVLGGTFCD, from the exons atggctaacatgaatactttctgtccCGGAGCTACAG CTTTGAAATCACAGCTTACAGCCCGGGCTATCATATCCCCCTATGGCGATTTTAGCACTAGTCCTAACCTTGTCCCCATAGCATTAGATGCTCCATCTATGAACAACGTCCactcttggtctggg TGCGAGGAACACGCTCATGCTTCTGAAGATGGAATCTGTCCATTCTCTCTCAGTAATAGAATGAGTTCGATTGTTGAGGAAGAATCCGATGACG TATATTGTTATGTGTTGGGTTCGAATCCGCCGTTTAAAGTGGTTGAGGGTTTTGTTAAACGGGTATGGGGATATACTGAGTATGAGAAAATTTCTTTTCATTCTAATGGTATTTTCCTTGTTCAGTTCAAAACTGAAGCCATGAAGTTGCGTGTGTTGCAAGCGGGTCCTGTAGTTTTTGATAACAAACCTGTGGTAGTTAAGGAATGGACCCCTACCTCGAAATTGGTCAGGGAAACTGTGGATATGGTGCCTATCTGGATCGGATTCTATGGTTTGCCGCTGAAATTTTGGGGTAATGCTCTGATGAAAATTGCTAGTCCGGTAGGGAAGCCAGTGAGAGTTGATAGTAATACCCAGCTTAAAACGTTCATTGGCCATGCTAGAGTGATGATTGAGGTCAAGATGGGGGGGAACTTTCCTGATGTCATAGAGTTTGCTGATGAGATGGATGTTGTGCACAGGCAGATAGTCCATTATGAATTGAAACCTGTATTGTGTGCTGGGTGCAATGGGCTAGGGCATATACAGAGAGACCGTAGGAAGAAGCAGGAGCCTCGTCAACAGAAGATGAGGCATGTCTGGGTACCTAAGAGGCAGACCCAACAACCTGTTGAGCCTGCACCTCCTGTGGTTCCTGTGGCTCCTGAGCCAAATCTTTCTATGGTCCAGACTCAGCCTGTTGGTGGGGGTTATGCAAGGGGGGTGGTCACTCCTATACCATGCTCATTCACTCCTTTATCTCCTGCTAGAATTCTCACTAGATTGTCTAGGCAGGGGACTCAACATGGAGCTGGTAGGAGAACTTTTATTGAGGTCCTTGAGCATTCTGCCCACTACAGGAGG gatgATACTAACTATAAGGTGGAGGTCCTTAGTTCTGAAGCTCAAGTTATTAATGCTAGAGTCACTTTTATTCCTACTGGGGATATATGGTGGACCTCTGTGGTCTATGGTGTTAATAGGGTTGTAGGTAAACTACCACTGTGGCAGTCTCTTCAGTTGATGCATCAGGTGGTGGCTGGCCCTTGGGTGGTTATGGGAGATTTCAATAGTGTTCTTGCAATGGATGAGAGGATTGGTTCTGAGATTTCTGTTGTAGAGATGAGGGATTTTCAGGACTGTGTGGATACTTGTGGTATAGGGGACATCCCTGCCCATGGATCTTTTTTTACCTGGAATAATAAGCAGGAGGTGGGGGATTTGGTGTTTAGCAGGATTGACAGAGCCATGGTCAATGATGATTGGTTAATCAAATACCCTGACACTCTTACTATGTTCCACCCTGAAGGCCTTTTTGATCATTGCCCTTGCACTATGGCTATGAAACCTGATGGGGTAAGGAAGAGAGGGAGTTAtaaatactttaatatgtggggcaAGGACTCTGAGTTTCTCAAGATAGTTAAGACTGTTTGGGAGGCTAATATTCCTGGTCATAAAATATTTCAGTTTGTTAAGAAACTGAAACAGCTGAAGAGACCTTTGAAAGAGTTAAATGGTGCTAATTATGCTCAGATAGAGACTACTGCAAGACTGGCTCAAGTGATGCTTCATGATGCTCAGACCAAATTGCAGTTGGACCCTAGGAATATCATCCTTCAGAAGGAGGCTCAGGATGCAGCTTTAATCTATAAAGAAAGGGCTGAGGCTAAAAGGAGTTTTCTAGCTCAAAAAGCTAAAGTTCAGTGGCTATCTGAGGGGGATGGAAACACTAAATTTTTCCATAGTGCTATTAAGGCAAGGAGAATGCAAAATAAGATTTTAGCTATAAAAGATATGGATGGGAAGTTGGCCTCTACTGCAATTGAGATTGATGAGGCTTTTATCTATTATTACGAGGAAGTGTTGGGGGGCACTTTTTGTGACTAG